The Streptomyces sp. RKND-216 genomic sequence GAGCCGACGCACGAGGCGGTGGCGCGATGGTGGGACCTGGACGCCCTCGCGTCCCTGCACCGCGACTTCCTCCACGCCCAGGAACCGGTGCTGCACGCGTGGGCGCGGCGCCGGAAGGTGGCGCCGGAGGAGGCGTACCGCGACTACCTTCCCGCGCTGGACGCCTGGCGGCGGCTGCCGTACGCCGACCCGGGCCTGCCCTCCGGTCTGCTCCCGGAGGACTGGCCGGGCGAACGTGCCGCAGAGGTCTTCCACGCCCTCGACGCGAAGCTGCGCGGGCCGGGCGCGGAGTACGCGGCCTCGGTCCTCCGCGCCTGCGGTTAGGGCCTGTCCGGCGGGCGCGGGACGCTCCCCCGGGCCGCGGCAGGACCGCCTCAGGCCAGGACGGCGGCGACGATCGCGCCGACGCCGGTGCCCGCCAGACCGCCCACCACCAGGACGCGCCCGGTCAGGCCAGTGGCGCGGCTGCGGGCCCGCCCCACCGGGCGGAACGCGCCGCTCAGCAGGAACAGCGCCACGCCGCACAGCGCCACCCCGAAGCACACCAGATTGGCCGCCTGGGCCCAGAGGACGCGTGCCGCTGGTGCGAACCGCTCCGGGGACAGCGACACCGCTTCCACCTCCTCCCCGGGGTCGTGCGGGGCGCCCGGCCGGAAGTCCTCGGCCCGGTGGCGGACCTCGCCGTCGTGGGAGCGGAAGACGCCGGTGCAGACCGCGTCCTCGAAGGAACGGGGATCGCACCGCTCGACCGTGACGGTGCCCGGCGTGCCGCCGTCGAGCTTCGCGGGCCCCTCCAGATATCCGGCGGCGAGGAGCCCGAGGCCGAGGAGGAGGACGAGCAGGCCCAGCAGTCCGGCCGCGACCCGGCGCACCGTGCTGCGGATCGACGCCCCCGTGCCGCGGGTCGCCGCCCCCGTGCCGCCCTCTCGCGTCCTCACCCGGTGCGCCCCGTCCGTGGTCCGGCAGCCGTCACTCCCGCCGTCCTGCCGTGCGCACGTCAGCGTAACGGACCCCCGCGCGGGCCCGGCGGTGTCCGGTTTCCGCGCCGGGCGGGCCGGTGCGAGAGTGGAGGTGTGGACCCGGCGACACGGCGCAGACGGCGCTACTTCGCGATGATGACGGCCGCGCTGGTGCTCTTCGTCAGCGCGTGGGCGTTCGTGCGGCTGTGGTCCGTGCCGGCCGCGATCGCCCTGTGCGTGGTGGCGATGGCCCTGCCGCCGGCCGCGGTGATCGTCGGCAACCGGCGGGAGCCGGGCGAGCGCTGGTGGGACGAGGACGAGTGACCTCCGGCCGGACGCCTCGCACGACCTCGCCGGGGGGTCACAGCGTGAGCCGCTGCTTCGGCGCGTCCGTGCGTCCGGTGGGCGGCTTGCGGCTACCAGCCCGGTACTGCTGCGGCCAGGGCGCGCCGGGCCCGGCGTAGTCCTGGTCGGCGGCGGCGTGCAGCGACCAGTGCGGGTCGTACAGGTGCGGCCGGGCCAGCGCGCAGAGATCCGCACGTCCGGCGAGCAGCAGCGAGTTGACGTCGTCCCAGGAGGAGATCGCGCCGACCGCGATCACGGGCACGCCGAGGCCGTTGCGGATGCGGTCGGCGTACGGCGTCTGGTACGAGCGCCCGTAGTCGGGCCTCTCCTCGGAGACGACCTGTCCGGTGGACACGTCGATCGCGTCGGCGCCGTGTTCGGCGAACGCCCGCGCGACGGCCAGGGTGTCCTCGGAACTCGTGCCGCCCTCGGCCCAGTCGGTGGCGGAGATGCGGACGGTGAGCGCGCGGTCCTCGGGCCACACCTCGCGGACCGCGTCGAAGACCTCCAGCGGGAACCGCAGCCGTCCCCGGACGTCGCCGCCGTAGGCGTCGGTGCGGCGGTTGGTCAGCGGCGAGAGGAAGCTCGACAGCAGGTAGCCGTGCGCGCAGTGCAGCTCCAGCAGGTCGAACCCCGCTTCGACAGCGCGCCGCGCCGCGTCGACGAACTGGTCGCGCAGACCGGCGAGTTCGGAGACCTCCAGCGCGCGGGG encodes the following:
- a CDS encoding DUF3099 domain-containing protein, giving the protein MDPATRRRRRYFAMMTAALVLFVSAWAFVRLWSVPAAIALCVVAMALPPAAVIVGNRREPGERWWDEDE